GAAGTAAAGATAATCGGTTGGCTCGCTGTACCTTGTGCCATTATTTTTCCGCCGCGTGCCACTATCAGCGCGGAAGCCAAAGAGCCGCTACCTTCTTTTCCTTTAATAATAGTACCTGCTTGTATGGTGAGTGTAATGCCATCGGGTACTACTACTTTTCCTTCTAAAGTATAAACTTTGCCACTTTGCCATGTTTCGCTGGCACTCAGCAAGCCACTTTTATTAATGGTTTCATAAGATGTTACACAACTGCCATTTACACAAGTTTCGCCTGCATCGCAAGTAATACCGGTGCAGGGGTCATCTTGTACGCATTTGTCATTGACACAAGTATAACCACTGGGGCAGCCGCCGTCGCAATCATCTTTACCGCAACTTTGCAGCAGCAAGACAATAGAAAAACCGCATAACAACAAAAATAATTGTTTGCTAAAATTTAGAGAAAATTTGGAAAAAATTTGCATAAAAAATCAATTTTTGATGCTACAAAGTTCTATGTTGTATGTAAAGCAGTTATTCCGTAAAAATTAAGTTTGTATTAGTTTTTTTTAAGAAAATCCGCTTATTTTGACGAGATATTAACATATCATCATATAATGTTAATTCTTTATTAGCGAATAAATTTTAATACACGAATAGAGCCTCTTTACGATAAATTCCATATTTTTTTATACAGAGCTGTTGCAGGTATTTTTATTTTTGTTGTCCGAAATAAAGTATCTTTGAAGCCTTAAATTCTTTTTTCATTCAATGAATTATTTAAAGCGCATTTTTGCGTATTTGCGCCCTTATCAATCCCTTGTTTTTTTAGGAATAATATGCAATGTACTCACGGCTGTATTTTCTTTGTTGTCGGTGTTGATGACACAGCCTTTTTTAAATATTTTATTCAATACTGCCACACCTGCCGCTGCCGCTCCTGCTGCCGTTTCTTTGGATAAAAATTCGCTGTCTCAATTATTCAATAATTATTTTGGAAATTTTATTGCTCAAAGCAGTAAAACAGAAGCTTTGGGACTTATTTGTATTGCCATCATTATCGCTTTTTTTCTCAAAAACCTCACGCGCTATCTGGCTCTTTATTTTTTGGCTCCGGTGCGCAATGGCGTGGTGCGCGATATACGCCGCCATATTTACGAAAAAATTATGCGGCTGCCTTTGGGCTATTTTACCGATACCCGCAAAGGCGATTTGCTCACACGCATCACGTCTGATGCGCAAGAAATTGAGTGGAGTGCCTTGAGTACTTTAGAAGTGATTTTTCGTGAGCCTTTGATGATTATTCTGTCGTTGGCGGCAATGCTCTTCATCAGCCCCACACTCACACTGTCGGTGTTGGGCGCATTGGTGGTAGCGGCGTTTTTAATCGGCAATATCGGGCGCAATTTGCGCAAAGTGTCGGCATTGGCACAGGAACGACTCAGCGAAGTGCTTTCTATTGTAGAAGAAAGTATCGGCGGCTTGCGCATCATCAAAGCATTTAATGCCGAAGCCACGCAGAGTAGAAAATTCAACCATATCAACGACCAGCACGCCGCTACGATGACGCGCCTGTTTCGCCGCCGCGATTTGTCGTCTCCTTTGTCGGAGTTTTTGGGGGTTTGCGTTTTTGTAGCGATTTTGTATTTCGGCGGCAAGCAGGTATTGGCGGGCAACAGTATGGACGCAGCTACTTTTCTCACCTTTTTGGGTATTTTCTTTCAGGTCATTTCGCCCGCCAAAGCCTTCACCGGAGCTTATTACAACATTCAGAAGGGTTTGGCTTCGATGAACCGCATTGATGCCATACTCCAAGAACCGGAACGGATTAGCGAAGCCGCCGATGCACAGTCGCTTCAAACTTTTAAGCAGCAGGTGGAATTTAAAAATGTGAGTTTTTCTTATGGCGATAAGGCGGTATTGCACAATATTTCTTTTACGCTGCCCAAAGGGAAAGTAGTGGCATTGGTGGGGCAGTCGGGAGCCGGAAAATCTACTATTGCCGACCTATTGCCGCGTTTTTATGAAGTGCCGGAAGGAGAAATTTTAATAGATGGTATTGATATTAAAAAACTAAAAATCAAAGATTTACGCGCTTTGATGGGCGTAGTGAGTCAGGAAGCGATTTTGTTCAATGACAGTATTGCGAATAATATCGTTTTTGGAAAAGAAGCCGAAAATGTAGCACACGAAGCCGTAGCAGAAGCAGCAAAAATAGCCAATGCCGCCGAATTTATTGAGCTGCTGGAACAAAATTATGACGCAAATATCGGGGAGCGGGGCAGCAAACTCAGTGGCGGACAACGCCAACGGCTCACTATTGCGCGGGCGGTGCTTAAAAATCCTCCGATTTTGATTTTAGACGAGGCTACTTCGGCTTTGGATACCGAATCGGAAAAGTTGGTGCAGGCGGCACTGCATCAGTTGATGCAAGAACGTACTGTACTCGTTATTGCGCACCGACTTTCTACCATTCAGGCGGCAGATGAAATTTTGGTGATGAAACAAGGCAGCATCATTGAGCGCGGCAAACACGAAGAACTGTTGGCACGCGGCGGCGAATACAGCCGTTTGGTGGCGATGCAGGGGTTTTAAATAGATTTTTTTTCAAAATATTTAAAAAAAAGAAACTGTTTAAAGTTTGTATAAAATCAGAACAGATTTCACACCCCCAAAAAAAATCTTATTTTAAGATAAGGATTCGTTTGAAAGAACTTCTTTTATCTGAAATACAAAACTTTAAACAGCTTCATAGTATTCAAACTATAACTCTGATTTTTATTGCCTTTTTACCTGCTTATCTAATTCCGTCAAAAACTCAAACGATAATTGATTTACTTTTTTAGAATGTTTGAGTTTTACTTCGTTATCCACATAATGTAAAGAACTGATATAAGTTCTTACCGCCCGAATGGTAGTAGTGGATAATCTTTT
The Sphingobacteriales bacterium DNA segment above includes these coding regions:
- a CDS encoding ABC transporter ATP-binding protein → MNYLKRIFAYLRPYQSLVFLGIICNVLTAVFSLLSVLMTQPFLNILFNTATPAAAAPAAVSLDKNSLSQLFNNYFGNFIAQSSKTEALGLICIAIIIAFFLKNLTRYLALYFLAPVRNGVVRDIRRHIYEKIMRLPLGYFTDTRKGDLLTRITSDAQEIEWSALSTLEVIFREPLMIILSLAAMLFISPTLTLSVLGALVVAAFLIGNIGRNLRKVSALAQERLSEVLSIVEESIGGLRIIKAFNAEATQSRKFNHINDQHAATMTRLFRRRDLSSPLSEFLGVCVFVAILYFGGKQVLAGNSMDAATFLTFLGIFFQVISPAKAFTGAYYNIQKGLASMNRIDAILQEPERISEAADAQSLQTFKQQVEFKNVSFSYGDKAVLHNISFTLPKGKVVALVGQSGAGKSTIADLLPRFYEVPEGEILIDGIDIKKLKIKDLRALMGVVSQEAILFNDSIANNIVFGKEAENVAHEAVAEAAKIANAAEFIELLEQNYDANIGERGSKLSGGQRQRLTIARAVLKNPPILILDEATSALDTESEKLVQAALHQLMQERTVLVIAHRLSTIQAADEILVMKQGSIIERGKHEELLARGGEYSRLVAMQGF